A genomic segment from Segniliparus rotundus DSM 44985 encodes:
- a CDS encoding DUF2752 domain-containing protein — translation MAAPVAVGALGLAACVGMWFAHPETPGGPIPPCPLRQLFGIDCPGCGGSRMMWYFMHGDVPQALHYNAVALVIVLALAYAWFTWLMQRWRGVKLPTWHDKLWAGLAFCAVIPLWFVIRNLPFVPFTMLHV, via the coding sequence ATGGCCGCGCCGGTCGCAGTCGGAGCGCTCGGTCTGGCCGCCTGCGTCGGCATGTGGTTCGCGCACCCGGAGACGCCTGGCGGGCCGATACCGCCATGCCCGCTTCGGCAGCTTTTCGGAATCGATTGCCCAGGTTGCGGCGGCTCTCGGATGATGTGGTACTTCATGCACGGCGACGTGCCGCAGGCCCTGCATTACAACGCGGTCGCTTTGGTGATCGTCTTGGCGCTCGCGTACGCCTGGTTCACCTGGCTCATGCAGCGGTGGCGCGGGGTGAAACTGCCGACTTGGCATGACAAACTTTGGGCCGGGCTGGCTTTCTGCGCTGTGATCCCTTTGTGGTTCGTCATCCGAAACCTTCCATTCGTCCCGTTCACAATGTTGCATGTGTGA
- a CDS encoding DUF4190 domain-containing protein: MTYPPGQNPYGQPPHGGQSPYGGQTPYGDQPAYGGQPVYGAQPPYGGQPPNPYGQQPYGGAGGYSAPQQGAGTDTFGVIGLILGIAGILLDCCCVFTAVFGVLLSLIALVLGILGIQKAKREQRGPGLSIGAAVLGGIGLIIAMIALIAFLAFHFAGAQNGFGSAFSLEDFHVRA; the protein is encoded by the coding sequence ATGACGTACCCGCCGGGGCAGAATCCCTATGGGCAGCCCCCGCACGGGGGCCAATCGCCGTACGGCGGTCAAACGCCCTACGGGGACCAGCCGGCGTACGGCGGGCAGCCTGTGTACGGCGCACAGCCACCGTATGGCGGGCAGCCCCCGAACCCGTACGGCCAACAGCCGTACGGCGGAGCTGGCGGCTACAGCGCTCCCCAGCAAGGGGCCGGCACCGACACGTTCGGCGTCATCGGCTTGATTCTGGGGATTGCCGGGATACTCTTGGACTGCTGCTGCGTCTTCACCGCCGTGTTTGGCGTTCTGTTGAGCCTTATCGCCCTCGTCCTCGGCATTCTGGGCATCCAGAAGGCCAAGCGAGAACAGCGGGGCCCGGGACTGTCGATCGGGGCGGCCGTGCTCGGCGGCATCGGTCTGATCATCGCGATGATCGCGCTGATCGCCTTCCTGGCTTTTCATTTCGCCGGTGCGCAAAACGGATTTGGCTCCGCGTTCAGCTTAGAGGATTTTCATGTGCGAGCATAG
- a CDS encoding DUF4190 domain-containing protein, with product MDRHRHRDRLGRPWCDSEPHGHAGPRFQREHHGALTGPGERHEEPYPPASAYGPAPGLPPGAGPYSHPYYPPAQAEPSTLAVAALVLGILSLTGCSCFTGVPAMICGRAYMKKNLPENRSLAQVGFWLGVVSTALGVLAVLVYGSILAFGLAGGFEDLPNQH from the coding sequence TTGGATCGCCATCGGCATCGCGATCGCCTGGGGCGTCCTTGGTGTGATTCTGAGCCTCACGGGCATGCTGGACCTCGGTTTCAACGCGAGCACCACGGCGCCTTGACGGGTCCAGGGGAAAGGCATGAAGAGCCGTACCCGCCTGCAAGCGCTTACGGTCCCGCGCCCGGTCTCCCGCCGGGCGCGGGACCGTATTCCCACCCGTACTATCCGCCCGCGCAGGCGGAGCCGAGCACACTCGCAGTCGCCGCGCTCGTCTTAGGCATTCTTTCGCTGACCGGTTGTAGCTGCTTCACTGGTGTCCCCGCAATGATCTGCGGTAGGGCGTATATGAAGAAAAACCTGCCCGAGAACAGGTCTCTTGCCCAAGTTGGCTTCTGGCTTGGCGTGGTGTCCACTGCGCTCGGCGTGCTCGCCGTCTTGGTCTATGGCTCGATTCTCGCCTTTGGTCTCGCTGGGGGATTCGAAGACTTGCCCAATCAGCACTAG
- a CDS encoding O-methyltransferase translates to MTRAFHPDPSWVAVDEWLSQTLLSATEEDTDSIYRRNKAGGLPPIDVVPNAGKFLCLLAKIAGARRVLEIGTLGGYSSTWFAKALPPDGKVVTLEINPHYAEVARENHVLAGVADLVEIVVGPAMDSLLAFKAEGVQPFDLVFVDADKRNNANYVRLSVDLAHPGTVIVVDNVVRAGALIDPNALDPEHGDADTRGTREVLELLGSHPKLEATALQLVSSKGWDGMAIAVVR, encoded by the coding sequence ATGACTCGTGCTTTCCACCCAGATCCGTCCTGGGTCGCCGTTGACGAATGGCTGTCGCAGACCTTGTTGTCTGCGACCGAGGAAGACACGGACTCGATCTATCGCCGCAACAAGGCGGGCGGTCTGCCGCCCATCGACGTCGTCCCGAACGCGGGGAAATTCTTGTGTCTGCTCGCCAAGATCGCCGGGGCGAGGCGCGTCCTTGAGATCGGCACGCTCGGGGGGTACAGCTCCACTTGGTTCGCCAAGGCTTTGCCGCCTGACGGGAAAGTCGTGACGCTGGAGATCAATCCCCACTACGCCGAGGTGGCCAGGGAGAACCATGTCCTCGCCGGGGTCGCCGACCTGGTGGAGATCGTGGTGGGACCGGCCATGGACTCGCTGCTCGCGTTCAAAGCCGAAGGGGTCCAGCCGTTCGACCTGGTTTTTGTCGACGCCGACAAACGCAACAACGCGAATTACGTGCGCCTCTCTGTGGACCTCGCCCATCCGGGCACGGTGATCGTGGTGGACAACGTGGTGCGCGCGGGGGCGCTGATCGACCCGAACGCTTTGGACCCTGAGCACGGGGACGCGGACACCCGAGGAACGCGCGAGGTGCTCGAACTGTTGGGGTCGCATCCCAAATTGGAAGCCACCGCTCTGCAACTCGTGTCATCGAAGGGCTGGGACGGAATGGCGATTGCTGTTGTGAGATAG
- a CDS encoding proline--tRNA ligase: MPTRLSELFVRTLREDPADAEVANHKLLVRGGYVRRVSPGVFTWLPLGLKVLRQVEAVVREEMDAIGAQEILLPALAPRQPYETSNRWTEYGDNLFRLKDRKGGDYLLAPTHEELFALIVKGEYTSYKDLPVILYQIQTKYRDEERPRAGILRGREFVMKDAYSFDVDEAGNKAAYHAHRDAYQRIFDRLGVSYVIVAATSGAMGGSASEEFLAESAIGEDTYVRCLESGYAANVEAVATPPAEPVDFSDAPAAQIHDTGDTPTIATLVAWANQALGREVTGADTLKNILVKTREPGGQWELLAIGLPGDREVDFKRLEAQLEPAEVALVAEEDFAANPFLVRGYIGPGALRANGVRYLLDPRVGIGTRWITGADEHGKHVVDLVHGRDFTADGTIDAAEVREGDPSPDGRGPLVAARGIEIGHVFALGTKYTDAFSVDVLGENGKPARLIMGSYGIGVSRLVGVIAEQWLDEKGLRWPPQVAPFQVHVLSTGKGGAEAEAAERYAAELESHGLRVLLDDRKASPGVKFADAELLGAPVVVVVGRDWAGEGKVELKERFSGASGLVDVSVVVPSAVAALAKAAAIVAQGSGQAAGKTVR, encoded by the coding sequence ATGCCGACAAGACTTTCTGAATTGTTCGTCCGCACTTTGCGGGAGGACCCGGCGGACGCCGAAGTCGCCAACCACAAACTGCTCGTGCGCGGCGGCTATGTCCGCAGGGTTTCCCCCGGGGTGTTCACCTGGCTCCCGCTCGGGCTGAAGGTTCTGCGCCAGGTCGAGGCCGTTGTGCGCGAGGAGATGGACGCCATCGGCGCCCAGGAGATCCTGCTGCCCGCGCTCGCGCCGCGCCAGCCCTACGAGACGTCGAACCGGTGGACGGAGTACGGCGACAATCTTTTCCGCCTCAAGGACCGCAAGGGGGGCGACTACCTGCTCGCGCCGACCCATGAAGAGCTTTTCGCGCTCATCGTGAAGGGCGAGTACACCTCCTACAAAGACCTGCCGGTCATCTTGTACCAAATCCAGACCAAATACCGCGACGAGGAGCGCCCGCGCGCAGGCATCCTGCGCGGCCGGGAGTTCGTGATGAAGGACGCGTATTCCTTCGACGTGGACGAGGCGGGCAACAAGGCCGCCTACCACGCCCATCGCGACGCCTACCAGCGGATTTTCGACCGGCTCGGCGTCTCCTACGTCATCGTCGCCGCCACCTCCGGCGCGATGGGCGGCTCGGCCAGCGAAGAATTCCTCGCCGAGAGCGCCATCGGCGAGGACACCTATGTGCGTTGCCTGGAGTCTGGTTACGCGGCGAACGTCGAAGCCGTCGCCACGCCGCCAGCGGAACCGGTGGACTTCTCGGACGCGCCCGCGGCCCAAATCCACGACACCGGCGACACCCCGACCATCGCGACGCTGGTGGCATGGGCCAACCAGGCGCTCGGGCGAGAGGTGACCGGTGCGGACACCCTCAAGAACATCCTCGTCAAGACGAGAGAGCCGGGCGGGCAGTGGGAGCTGCTCGCGATCGGCCTCCCCGGGGACCGCGAGGTGGACTTCAAACGCCTCGAAGCCCAGCTGGAGCCCGCCGAAGTGGCGCTGGTGGCCGAGGAGGACTTCGCCGCGAACCCGTTCCTCGTGCGCGGTTACATCGGTCCGGGCGCGCTGCGCGCCAACGGGGTGCGCTACCTGCTCGACCCCAGGGTCGGGATCGGCACGCGATGGATCACCGGGGCCGACGAGCACGGCAAGCACGTCGTCGACCTCGTGCACGGACGGGACTTCACCGCGGACGGGACCATCGACGCCGCCGAGGTCCGGGAAGGCGACCCGTCCCCGGACGGCAGGGGCCCGCTCGTCGCCGCGCGCGGCATCGAGATCGGCCACGTCTTCGCGCTCGGCACCAAATACACCGACGCGTTCTCGGTCGACGTCCTCGGCGAGAACGGCAAACCGGCGCGCCTCATCATGGGCTCCTACGGCATCGGGGTCTCCCGTCTGGTGGGCGTCATCGCCGAGCAGTGGCTCGACGAGAAGGGCTTGCGCTGGCCGCCGCAGGTCGCGCCGTTCCAGGTGCACGTCCTCTCCACGGGGAAGGGCGGGGCGGAGGCCGAGGCGGCAGAGCGGTACGCGGCCGAGCTCGAATCGCACGGCCTGCGAGTGCTTTTGGACGATCGCAAAGCTTCCCCCGGTGTGAAATTCGCCGACGCGGAGCTGCTCGGAGCACCGGTGGTCGTGGTCGTCGGCCGTGACTGGGCGGGCGAGGGCAAAGTCGAACTCAAAGAGCGCTTCAGCGGCGCATCCGGCCTCGTGGACGTCAGCGTCGTGGTCCCCTCCGCTGTCGCTGCGCTCGCCAAGGCCGCGGCTATCGTCGCCCAGGGCTCCGGTCAGGCGGCTGGCAAGACCGTCCGCTGA
- a CDS encoding flavin-containing monooxygenase, which yields MTLAINRTASATRGLRAPSVVVIGAGMSGVCMGVKLKQAGIEDFIILEKGASVGGTWRENTYPGLTCDVPSHLYQYTFDKNSEWSHLFSPQPEIESYFSGAAERFGIVPHIRFGEEVLEAVFEGTAWRVKTSKGEYTADFLVAASGVLHKPRMADIPGIDKFEGALFHSARWDHSVPLDGKRVAVVGTGSTGVQIVSALQKRGIDVTLFQRTPQWVMPLPNPPTGPVVRLLLRKVPLLDNVFYWTMRQFFGIFAQATIQPDSWKYKLIDTMCRWNLRTVRDKQLRAKLTPPDKPMCKRMVMHPSFYRRMQQPNVRLVTEGVDHIEQRGVVTKDGELHEADVIAMCTGFDPQAFVQPVDLVGEDGRTLSQTWQASGGPRAYRTVALPGFPNFFFIMGPHSPVGNFSLVAVAETQAKYIMRWIDRWREGQFDTAAPKQSVTDAYNAEIKEASKSTIWNSGCNSWYLGKDGLPELWPWTPWAHEEMLADIAEHEFVLVKNPPTTSA from the coding sequence ATGACGTTGGCGATCAACAGAACAGCCTCCGCGACAAGAGGCCTCCGCGCGCCTTCCGTGGTCGTCATCGGAGCTGGCATGTCGGGCGTCTGCATGGGCGTCAAGCTCAAGCAGGCCGGGATCGAGGACTTCATCATCCTGGAGAAAGGGGCGAGCGTCGGCGGCACCTGGCGCGAGAACACATACCCCGGTCTCACCTGCGACGTCCCTTCGCACCTGTACCAATACACTTTCGACAAGAACTCCGAGTGGTCGCACTTGTTCTCGCCTCAGCCCGAGATCGAAAGCTACTTCTCGGGCGCGGCCGAGCGGTTCGGGATCGTTCCGCACATCCGCTTCGGCGAAGAAGTCCTCGAAGCGGTCTTCGAAGGAACCGCCTGGCGGGTCAAGACCAGCAAGGGGGAGTACACGGCGGACTTCCTCGTCGCCGCGTCCGGTGTGCTGCACAAGCCGAGGATGGCCGACATCCCAGGGATCGACAAGTTCGAAGGCGCGCTGTTCCACTCCGCCCGGTGGGACCACTCGGTTCCGCTCGACGGCAAGCGGGTGGCCGTGGTCGGCACCGGCTCCACCGGTGTGCAGATCGTCTCCGCCCTGCAAAAACGCGGGATCGATGTGACGCTCTTCCAGCGCACACCGCAATGGGTCATGCCGTTGCCGAATCCGCCCACCGGCCCGGTGGTGCGACTCTTGCTGCGCAAGGTCCCCTTGCTCGACAATGTCTTTTATTGGACGATGCGCCAATTTTTCGGCATCTTCGCACAAGCGACGATCCAACCGGACAGTTGGAAGTACAAGCTCATCGACACCATGTGCAGGTGGAATCTGCGCACTGTGCGCGACAAGCAGCTGCGGGCCAAACTGACTCCGCCGGACAAGCCGATGTGCAAGAGAATGGTCATGCACCCGAGCTTCTACCGGAGGATGCAGCAGCCGAACGTGCGCCTGGTGACCGAGGGCGTCGACCACATCGAACAGCGGGGCGTGGTCACCAAAGACGGCGAGCTGCACGAAGCCGATGTGATCGCCATGTGCACGGGCTTCGACCCGCAAGCATTCGTGCAGCCGGTGGACCTCGTCGGCGAGGACGGGCGCACCTTGAGCCAGACATGGCAGGCTTCCGGCGGGCCCCGCGCGTACCGGACTGTCGCCCTGCCAGGTTTCCCGAATTTCTTCTTCATCATGGGGCCGCACAGCCCGGTCGGGAACTTCTCCCTCGTCGCGGTCGCCGAGACGCAGGCGAAGTACATCATGCGGTGGATCGACCGCTGGCGGGAAGGGCAGTTCGACACCGCTGCGCCGAAACAGTCGGTGACCGACGCCTACAACGCGGAAATCAAAGAGGCATCCAAGAGCACCATCTGGAACTCCGGCTGCAACAGCTGGTACCTCGGCAAAGACGGTCTGCCCGAATTGTGGCCATGGACCCCGTGGGCGCACGAGGAGATGCTCGCGGACATCGCCGAGCATGAGTTCGTCCTCGTCAAGAACCCGCCCACGACATCAGCGTGA
- a CDS encoding MFS transporter codes for MSRTTDDTAFDDPAPTRDAGFSGAAGPGGQAPPPAALSEPKPGLAGLAVAFVKDRWNEFLRGRHNHEQRASAFGLAILALGGMQFMATLDGTVANIALYRIGEALRLSGPGRSWVITSYVLAFGGLMLIGGRIGDLIGRKRAFLLGVGIFTLGSLLCSLSWDEASLLVFRAFQGSGAALASPTGLALVATLYKPGTARNMAVAIYGGMLGIGSIAGLIFGGALTELGRFIGDHVGISGLDWQLIFAVNVPVGIGILVLTALTIPNVAPNSTKLDLPGAAASAGAVFAFVFGFTQGPIWGWDSPWIVAPLALGAVLLVAFFVIELRSPNPLLPLRLFANKDKIATFGTIILSGAILMCLTIYVVLFFQDVLHYSPLKTGLSFIPFAVALGIGSQVAVLLLKKIAPRWTAGVGLVFVLAGFLDGSTLTPSASYTHDLLAPILLIGFGVGVVLVPLPLCALVGIPDEEVGALAAIALVAQELGGPIGLSVMGAVLFTGQKLEVGHSNSAGMSPEQLAQLSSGYTFGLLILAGVALVAAVTGFFIGYTREEIAEAQEAKAAADAGTGELPQPV; via the coding sequence ATGAGCAGGACCACTGACGACACCGCGTTTGACGACCCCGCGCCCACGCGAGACGCAGGCTTTTCCGGCGCGGCCGGCCCTGGTGGGCAAGCGCCCCCGCCCGCCGCGCTCTCTGAGCCCAAACCGGGGCTGGCCGGGCTCGCCGTCGCGTTCGTGAAGGACCGCTGGAACGAATTCCTCCGAGGACGGCACAACCACGAACAACGCGCGAGCGCGTTCGGCCTCGCGATTCTGGCTCTTGGCGGCATGCAGTTCATGGCGACGCTCGACGGCACGGTCGCGAACATCGCCCTGTACCGGATCGGTGAGGCGCTGCGCCTCTCCGGGCCGGGTCGGTCGTGGGTCATCACCTCCTATGTGCTCGCGTTCGGCGGCTTGATGCTGATCGGCGGGAGGATCGGCGACCTGATCGGGCGCAAACGGGCCTTTTTGCTCGGGGTCGGCATTTTCACGTTGGGCTCGTTGCTGTGCTCGTTGTCGTGGGACGAGGCTTCGCTGCTGGTGTTCCGCGCCTTCCAAGGCTCCGGAGCCGCTTTGGCGTCGCCGACTGGGCTCGCGCTCGTGGCCACGCTCTACAAGCCCGGCACAGCGCGGAACATGGCGGTGGCCATCTATGGCGGCATGCTGGGGATCGGCTCGATCGCCGGGCTGATCTTCGGCGGCGCGCTCACGGAACTCGGCAGGTTCATTGGCGATCACGTCGGGATATCCGGGCTCGACTGGCAGTTGATCTTCGCGGTCAACGTCCCGGTCGGAATCGGCATTTTGGTCCTCACCGCGCTGACGATCCCGAACGTCGCCCCGAACAGCACGAAGCTGGACCTCCCCGGCGCAGCCGCGTCCGCAGGGGCGGTTTTCGCGTTCGTCTTCGGCTTCACCCAAGGGCCGATTTGGGGGTGGGACAGTCCGTGGATCGTCGCCCCCTTGGCGCTCGGCGCGGTGTTGCTGGTGGCTTTTTTCGTGATCGAGCTGCGCTCGCCCAATCCGCTGCTGCCCCTGCGCCTGTTCGCGAACAAAGACAAGATCGCAACGTTCGGGACGATCATCCTCTCTGGCGCGATCCTGATGTGTTTGACGATCTACGTGGTGCTCTTCTTCCAGGATGTGCTGCACTACTCGCCGCTGAAGACCGGCCTCTCGTTCATTCCCTTCGCCGTCGCGCTCGGGATCGGCAGCCAGGTCGCGGTGTTGCTCTTGAAGAAGATCGCCCCGCGGTGGACGGCCGGGGTCGGCTTGGTCTTCGTGCTCGCCGGTTTTCTGGACGGTTCGACGCTCACTCCCTCGGCCTCGTACACGCACGATTTGCTCGCCCCGATCCTGCTCATTGGTTTCGGCGTCGGCGTGGTGCTCGTCCCGTTGCCGCTCTGCGCGCTGGTGGGCATTCCTGATGAAGAGGTCGGCGCGCTCGCGGCTATTGCGCTTGTCGCGCAGGAGCTGGGCGGGCCCATTGGCCTCTCGGTGATGGGGGCCGTGTTGTTCACCGGTCAAAAACTCGAAGTCGGGCACAGCAACTCGGCTGGCATGTCCCCGGAGCAGCTCGCGCAGCTTTCCTCTGGTTACACCTTCGGCCTGTTGATCCTTGCCGGAGTCGCTTTGGTCGCTGCTGTGACCGGCTTTTTCATCGGGTACACCCGGGAAGAGATCGCAGAGGCGCAGGAGGCCAAGGCCGCGGCGGACGCCGGAACGGGCGAACTCCCGCAACCGGTATGA
- the cobA gene encoding uroporphyrinogen-III C-methyltransferase: protein MSPNSPEPYLAGLNLADKPVVVVGGGAVARRRVVGLVRAGARVTVVAPEVTTAIEATRGVTVVLREYREGDLEGCWYALACTDNAEVNASVVAEADRLRIFCVRADQARSGSAVTPATGRSGSLTVGVLAGGDHRRSAAARSAIQAAIEDGSLDVEEPLAGSAAPGVALVGAGPGDPELITVRGKRLLAQADVVVADRLGSPELLAELGLRALVVDAAKVPGGRAMGQGEINRTLIEHARAGKFVVRLKGGDPYVFGRGFEEYLACLEAGVPVTVVPGVSSAIAAPALAEIPVTHRGVTHEAVIVSGHLAPDAPESLVDWPSLGRLKGTLVLLMAIGQLRAISEALIAGGRDPATPAAVVEDASQRGQRVLKSRLDQVAELSQREQVGPPAVVVVGAVVSLLEESAAAAR, encoded by the coding sequence TTGAGCCCGAATTCGCCCGAACCGTATCTCGCAGGCCTGAACCTCGCGGACAAGCCGGTTGTGGTGGTCGGCGGGGGAGCGGTGGCCCGCCGCCGGGTCGTGGGTTTGGTGCGGGCCGGGGCGCGGGTGACCGTTGTCGCGCCAGAGGTGACCACAGCCATTGAGGCGACTCGAGGCGTGACGGTGGTGCTTCGCGAGTACCGCGAGGGCGATCTCGAAGGATGTTGGTACGCCCTCGCCTGCACCGACAATGCCGAGGTCAATGCCAGCGTCGTCGCGGAGGCAGACCGGCTGCGAATCTTCTGCGTCCGTGCGGACCAGGCCAGGAGCGGATCGGCGGTCACTCCCGCGACCGGGCGTTCCGGCTCGCTCACGGTCGGCGTCCTCGCGGGCGGCGACCACCGTCGATCCGCCGCCGCGCGCTCCGCGATCCAGGCGGCCATCGAGGACGGCAGCCTGGACGTCGAGGAGCCGTTGGCCGGGTCCGCCGCTCCTGGGGTGGCGTTGGTCGGGGCCGGTCCTGGAGATCCCGAGCTCATCACCGTGCGAGGCAAACGGCTTTTGGCCCAGGCGGACGTCGTTGTCGCGGACCGGCTCGGCTCGCCCGAACTCTTGGCAGAGTTGGGTCTGAGGGCTTTGGTGGTGGACGCGGCGAAAGTGCCGGGCGGTCGCGCGATGGGCCAGGGGGAGATCAACCGGACGTTGATCGAGCACGCGCGGGCCGGAAAGTTCGTGGTCCGCCTGAAAGGCGGCGACCCGTACGTGTTCGGGCGGGGTTTCGAGGAGTACCTCGCCTGCCTTGAGGCGGGCGTCCCGGTGACTGTGGTGCCGGGGGTGAGCAGCGCGATCGCGGCTCCGGCCCTTGCCGAGATCCCGGTCACCCACCGGGGGGTGACGCACGAGGCGGTCATCGTGAGCGGCCACCTCGCGCCGGACGCTCCCGAATCGCTGGTCGATTGGCCGAGCCTTGGCCGGCTCAAAGGCACGTTGGTCCTGCTCATGGCTATCGGGCAGTTGCGCGCGATCAGCGAGGCGCTCATCGCCGGGGGCCGGGACCCCGCCACGCCTGCCGCTGTGGTCGAAGACGCGAGCCAGCGCGGGCAGCGCGTGCTCAAGTCCCGGCTCGACCAGGTGGCGGAGCTGTCTCAGCGGGAACAGGTCGGCCCACCGGCAGTCGTGGTCGTCGGCGCAGTGGTGTCGCTCTTGGAGGAATCGGCGGCGGCCGCAAGGTAG
- the mqo gene encoding malate dehydrogenase (quinone) gives MPEHTAPALSTKKTGSAILETDVALIGAGIVSATLGSLLRQVQPDWSIAVFERLPGAAQESSSPWNNAGTGHSALCELNYTPLQPDGSVDITKAVAINEQFQVSRQFWSSLVQAGHLSEPKQFINPISHMSWVTGQEDADYLKARHEALVRHPLFSNMGFSTDPGEFAKRLPLMARGRDFSEPFAITWEDDGTDVNFGELTRQLLAHVAGAGPLLFEHEVTSLKRDGERWKLSVKNLRTGEKTTARAKFVFVGAGGYALPLLQSAGVPSVKGMGGFPISGAFLRCTNPDIVAQHQAKVYAKAKGSAPPMSVPHLDTRVIDGKRSILFGPYAGWSPKYLKEGRLTDLVASLRPMNILPYLSVGLTEFGLVKYLVSQLLQSSSDRIAALQDFVPSAEASDWDLYFAGQRVQIIRGKGAKGALEFGTAVEATPDGTVAGLLGASPGASVCASAMLSLLERCFPKDHERWSGKLKELVPSYGTKLSDNPQLHQRLFEESAKALELTPAS, from the coding sequence ATGCCCGAGCACACAGCCCCTGCGCTATCCACCAAAAAGACTGGTTCCGCCATTCTGGAGACGGACGTGGCCCTGATCGGGGCGGGAATTGTGAGCGCAACGCTCGGCTCCCTCCTGCGCCAGGTGCAGCCGGATTGGTCCATCGCGGTCTTCGAGCGCCTTCCGGGCGCGGCGCAAGAGTCCAGCTCGCCGTGGAACAACGCGGGCACCGGCCACTCGGCGCTCTGCGAGCTCAATTACACCCCGTTGCAACCGGACGGCTCCGTGGACATCACGAAAGCCGTGGCGATCAATGAGCAATTCCAGGTGTCGCGGCAGTTCTGGTCGAGCCTGGTCCAGGCGGGGCACCTGAGCGAGCCGAAGCAGTTCATCAACCCGATTTCGCACATGAGCTGGGTGACCGGCCAGGAGGACGCCGATTACCTCAAAGCCCGGCACGAGGCGCTTGTGCGGCATCCGCTCTTCTCGAACATGGGCTTCTCGACCGACCCCGGCGAATTCGCCAAGCGTCTGCCGCTCATGGCCCGAGGCCGCGACTTCTCCGAACCGTTCGCGATCACATGGGAGGACGACGGCACCGATGTGAACTTCGGCGAGTTGACCCGTCAGCTCCTCGCGCACGTCGCGGGCGCGGGACCGCTCCTGTTCGAGCACGAGGTGACGAGCCTGAAACGCGACGGCGAGCGTTGGAAGTTGTCGGTGAAGAACCTGCGCACCGGGGAAAAGACCACGGCCAGGGCGAAGTTCGTGTTCGTCGGCGCCGGCGGCTACGCACTGCCGCTCTTGCAGTCCGCGGGCGTGCCCTCGGTCAAGGGCATGGGCGGATTCCCGATCTCCGGGGCCTTCCTGCGTTGCACGAACCCGGACATCGTCGCCCAGCACCAGGCCAAGGTCTACGCCAAGGCCAAAGGGTCCGCCCCGCCGATGTCCGTGCCGCACTTGGACACCAGGGTGATCGACGGGAAGCGCAGCATTCTCTTCGGCCCATACGCGGGCTGGTCCCCGAAGTACTTGAAAGAAGGCCGTCTCACGGACCTCGTCGCTTCTCTGCGCCCGATGAACATCCTGCCGTACCTTTCGGTGGGCCTCACCGAATTCGGCCTGGTGAAATACCTCGTCAGCCAGCTGCTGCAATCGTCGTCGGACCGGATCGCGGCGTTGCAGGACTTCGTCCCCTCCGCCGAGGCCTCCGATTGGGACCTGTATTTCGCGGGGCAGCGGGTGCAGATCATCCGCGGCAAGGGCGCGAAGGGCGCGTTGGAGTTCGGCACCGCCGTGGAGGCCACGCCGGACGGAACGGTGGCCGGGTTGCTCGGGGCCTCGCCCGGAGCGTCCGTGTGCGCGTCCGCGATGCTCTCCCTCCTGGAGCGCTGCTTCCCGAAGGACCATGAGCGCTGGAGCGGGAAGCTCAAAGAGCTCGTGCCGTCGTATGGGACGAAGCTTTCGGACAATCCGCAGCTCCACCAGCGCCTGTTCGAAGAATCTGCGAAAGCGCTCGAGCTGACCCCGGCCTCTTGA